One part of the Mytilus trossulus isolate FHL-02 chromosome 11, PNRI_Mtr1.1.1.hap1, whole genome shotgun sequence genome encodes these proteins:
- the LOC134690063 gene encoding neurotensin receptor type 1-like, whose translation MNTTLICTNDDVYDMLLKLLNTQYYSETETSANCTPMKHPEKSRTNEMGRSIYAYATPVILLVGILGNSLSLKVFLSRNMRNLSASSYLAALSISDMLVLIFYVTVEWLKRGLVYLLPNINLQFLDKDGACQTLLYIAYVLRFFSSWLVTAFTIERYIGVCHPLYRRYICSLPGSRRIIFGILIASCIIVIYKPVLSGVYLSHDGIHYCTGSKEHDFLSFVLDSIFALLITLVPFVIISVLNVLIMRKLCLRKSQFRVFGRSHVNRRDNRSITSQVTSDESLIKLEFTLILFTISFCYIACNGPYFIVWFRNFLHSKHLSTHVHLQYSNYGVEYWQGILYITKTIFYMNYCINFFLYSITRRHFRREVKSMLTCEHKKTSFRYSQTTSKTCSWV comes from the exons ATG aatacTACACTGATTTGTACAAACGATGATGTTTACGATATGTTACTTAAGCTTCTGAACACTCAGTATTACTCCGAAACTGAAACATCTGCTAATTGTACACCAATGAAACACCCAGAAAAATCACGAACTAATGAGATGGGACGATCCATCTACGCGTATGCAACACCTGTGATACTGCTCGTTGGTATTCTCGGAAACTCATTGTcgttaaaagtatttttatcCAGAAACATGAGGAATCTTTCAGCAAGTTCATATTTAGCTGCATTGTCAATTTCAGATATGTTGGTTTTAATCTTTTATGTGACAGTCGAGTGGTTAAAACGAGGCCTTGTTTATCTACTTCCGAATATTAATTTACAATTTCTGGATAAGGATGGTGCATGCCAGACGTTACTTTACATAGCTTATGTTTTACGTTTCTTCTCGTCTTGGCTTGTTACAGCATTCACTATTGAACGATATATAGGAGTATGTCATCCTCTTTACAGACGTTATATATGTTCATTACCTGGATCAAGGCGGATAATATTTGGAATCCTGATAGCGAGTTGCATAATAGTTATTTATAAACCAGTTCTAAGTGGAGTTTATTTGAGTCATGATGGTATTCACTATTGTACCGGAAGTAAGGAACACGACTTCCTGTCATTCGTCTTAGATAGTATATTTGCGCTTTTGATTACATTAGTTCCGTTTGTCATTATATCAGTACTAAACGTTCTGATTATGCGAAAACTTTGTTTACGAAAATCACAATTCCGTGTATTCGGCAGATCACACGTGAACAGACGTGACAACCGATCGATCACATCTCAAGTAACATCAGACGAGAGTTTGATAAAACTGGAGTTTACTCttatattgtttacaatttcgTTTTGTTATATAGCATGCAATGGACCATACTTTATTGTTTGGTTTCGGAATTTTCTACATAGTAAACATTTATCAACACATGTACATTTACAATATTCAAACTATGGCGTGGAGTATTGGCAGGGTATTTTGTATATAACCAAAaccatattttatatgaattactGTATTAACTTTTTTCTCTACAGTATCACAAGGAGGCATTTTAGACGTGAAGTCAAATCGATGTTAACATGTGAACATAAAAAGACGTCATTTAGATATTCCCAAACAACTTCAAAAACTTGCTCATGGGTTTAA